In Ascaphus truei isolate aAscTru1 chromosome 7, aAscTru1.hap1, whole genome shotgun sequence, one genomic interval encodes:
- the ACTN4 gene encoding alpha-actinin-4 isoform X3: MLLLEVISGERLPKPERGKMRVHKINNVNKALDFIASKGVKLVSIGAEEIVDGNAKMTLGMIWTIILRFAIQDISVEETSAKEGLLLWCQRKTAPYKNVNVQNFHISWKDGLAFNALIHRHRPELIDYDKLRKDDPVTNLNNAFEVAEKYLDIPKMLDAEDIVNTARPDEKAIMTYVSSFYHAFSGAQKAETAANRICKVLAVNQENEHLMEDYEKLASDLLEWIRRTIPWLEDRVPEKTMQDMQQKLEDFRDYRRVHKPPKVQEKCQLEINFNTLQTKLRLSNRPAFMPSEGKMVSDINNGWQHLEQSEKGYEEWLLNEIRRLERLDHLAEKFRQKASIHEAWTEGKEVMLKQKDYESATLSDIKALIRKHEAFESDLAAHQDRVEQIAAIAQELNELDYYDSPSVNARCQKICDQWDVLGSLTHSRREALEQTEKLLETIDQLYLEYAKRGAPFNNWMEGAQEDLQDMFIVHTIEEIEGLIAAHEQFKSTLPDANREREAILAIQNQVQKIADFNHIKLSGGNPYSTVTPQTINAKWEKVEQLVPKRDNALKGEQDKQQSNERLRLQFGNQANKVGPWIQGKMEEIGRIAIEMHGTLEDQMIHLKQYEQSVINFKPDIDKLEQQHQLIQEALIFDNKHTNYTMEHIRVGWEQLLTTVARTINEVENQILTRDAKGISQEQMHDFRASFNHFDKDHTGALGPEEFKACLISLGYDVENDRQRRIGALDADDLRALFISTGYSLGEVEFNRIMGIVDPNNSGMVTFQAFIDFMSRETTDTDTADQVIASFKVLAGDKNYITATELRRELPPDQAEYCIARMAPYQGPDAVTGALDYMSFSTALYGESDL, from the exons ATGTTACTACTGGAAGTCATTTCAG GGGAGCGCCTACCCAAGCCAGAGCGAGGGAAAATGAGGGTGCACAAAATAAACAATGTCAACAAAGCCTTGGACTTTATCGCAAGTAAAGGAGTGAAGCTGGTCTCCATCGGAGCAGAAG AAATTGTTGATGGAAATGCAAAGATGACGTTGGGAATGATCTGGACAATTATCCTCCGATTTGCCATTCAGGACATCTCTGTAGAAG AGACCTCTGCGAAGGAAGGACTACTGCTGTGGTGTCAGCGGAAGACTGCCCCTTACAAGAATGTAAACGTACAGAACTTTCACATCAG CTGGAAGGATGGTCTGGCCTTCAATGCCTTGATCCACAGGCACCGGCCTGAACTCATAGACTATGACAAGCTGAGAAAG GATGATCCAGTCACTAACCTGAACAATGCCTTTGAGGTCGCTGAGAAGTACCTAGACATTCCCAAGATGTTGGATGCTGAAG ACATTGTCAACACCGCCCGTCCTGATGAGAAGGCGATTATGACATATGTGTCCTCTTTCTACCACGCCTTCTCGGGAGCCCAGAAG GCTGAGACAGCAGCTAACCGAATCTGTAAAGTACTGGCTGTGAATCAGGAAAACGAGCACCTGATGGAGGATTATGAGAAGCTCGCCAGCGAT CTCTTGGAGTGGATCCGTCGCACGATCCCCTGGCTGGAGGATCGTGTGCCTGAGAAGACCATGCAGGATATGCAACAGAAGCTGGAAGATTTTCGGGACTACCGCCGCGTCCACAAACCGCCCAAAGTGCAGGAGAAGTGCCAGCTGGAGATCAACTTCAACACCCTGCAGACCAAGCTGAGGCTCAGCAACCGCCCGGCTTTCATGCCGTCCGAGGGCAAGATGGTGTCG gacATTAATAACGGATGGCAGCACCTGGAGCAGTCAGAGAAAGGATACGAGGAGTGGCTCCTGAATGAGATCCGACGACTGGAGAGACTGGACCACCTGGCTGAGAAGTTCCGTCAGAAAGCATCCATCCATGAGGCCTGGACAGAGG GCAAAGAGGTAATGCTGAAACAGAAGGATTACGAGAGCGCCACCCTGTCTGACATCAAGGCCCTAATTCGAAAACACGAGGCCTTCGAGAGTGACCTGGCCGCCCACCAGGACCGTGTGGAGCAGATAGCTGCCATAGCACAGGAGCTGAA TGAGCTGGACTATTACGACTCCCCGAGTGTAAATGCACGGTGCCAGAAAATCTGTGACCAGTGGGATGTTCTGGGATCTCTGACACACAGCAGGAGGGAAGCGTTGGAG CAAACCGAAAAGCTGCTAGAGACCATAGACCAGCTGTACCTGGAATACGCCAAGAGGGGGGCACCATTCAATAACTGGATGGAAGGAGCACAGGAAGATTTGCAGGACATGTTTATCGTGCACACCATTGAGGAGATTGAG GGTTTGATTGCGGCCCATGAGCAGTTCAAGTCCACGCTTCCAGATGCTAACCGTGAGAGAGAAGCCATTCTGGCCATTCAGAACCAGGTCCAAAAGATTGCAGATTTCAACCACATCAAGCTATCTGGGGGCAACCCGTACAGTACTGTTACCCCACAGACCATCAACGCCAAGTGGGAGAAG GTTGAGCAGCTGGTGCCCAAGCGAGACAATGCATTGAAGGGAGAGCAGGACAAGCAGCAGTCGAATGAGCGTCTTCGTCTGCAGTTCGGCAACCAGGCTAATAAAGTGGGACCCTGGATACAAGGCAAGATGGAG GAGATTGGCAGGATCGCCATCGAGATGCACGGCACCCTGGAGGACCAGATGATTCACCTGAAGCAGTACGAGCAGAGCGTCATCAACTTCAAGCCAGACATTGACAAGCTggagcagcagcaccagcttatccaGGAAGCTCTGATCTTCGACAACAAGCACACCAACTACACCATGGAG CATATTCGTGTGGGCTGGGAGCAGCTCCTCACCACCGTGGCACGCACCATCAACGAGGTGGAAAACCAGATCTTGACACGGGATGCCAAAGGCATCAGCCAGGAGCAGATGCACGATTTCCGGGCCTCCTTCAACCACTTTGACAAG GATCACACAGGGGCTCTGGGACCTGAGGAGTTCAAAGCCTGTCTTATCAGTCTGGGATATGATGTGGAGAATGACAGACAG AGGAGAATCGGTGCTCTGGACGCAGATGATTTGCGAGCCCTCTTTATATCTACGGGATACAGCTTG GGTGAGGTAGAGTTTAACCGCATCATGGGCATCGTTGACCCCAACAACTCGGGCATGGTCACTTTCCAAGCGTTCATCGACTTCATGTCCCGAGAGACCACAGATACAGACACTGCTGACCAAGTCATTGCCTCTTTCAAGGTCCTGGCCGGAGACAAA AATTACATCACTGCGACGGAGCTACGCCGGGAGCTTCCACCGGATCAGGCGGAGTATTGCATCGCTCGCATGGCTCCTTACCAGGGTCCAGATGCAGTGACAGGAGCGCTAGATTACATGTCCTTCTCTACTGCATTGTATGGCGAGAGCGACCTGTGA
- the ACTN4 gene encoding alpha-actinin-4 isoform X7 has product MLLLEVISGERLPKPERGKMRVHKINNVNKALDFIASKGVKLVSIGAEEIVDGNAKMTLGMIWTIILRFAIQDISVEETSAKEGLLLWCQRKTAPYKNVNVQNFHISWKDGLAFNALIHRHRPELIDYDKLRKDDPVTNLNNAFEVAEKYLDIPKMLDAEDIVGTLRPDEKAIMTYVSCFYHAFSGAQKAETAANRICKVLAVNQENEHLMEDYEKLASDLLEWIRRTIPWLEDRVPEKTMQDMQQKLEDFRDYRRVHKPPKVQEKCQLEINFNTLQTKLRLSNRPAFMPSEGKMVSDINNGWQHLEQSEKGYEEWLLNEIRRLERLDHLAEKFRQKASIHEAWTEGKEVMLKQKDYESATLSDIKALIRKHEAFESDLAAHQDRVEQIAAIAQELNELDYYDSPSVNARCQKICDQWDVLGSLTHSRREALEQTEKLLETIDQLYLEYAKRGAPFNNWMEGAQEDLQDMFIVHTIEEIEGLIAAHEQFKSTLPDANREREAILAIQNQVQKIADFNHIKLSGGNPYSTVTPQTINAKWEKVEQLVPKRDNALKGEQDKQQSNERLRLQFGNQANKVGPWIQGKMEEIGRIAIEMHGTLEDQMIHLKQYEQSVINFKPDIDKLEQQHQLIQEALIFDNKHTNYTMEHIRVGWEQLLTTVARTINEVENQILTRDAKGISQEQMHDFRASFNHFDKDHTGALGPEEFKACLISLGYDVENDRQGEVEFNRIMGIVDPNNSGMVTFQAFIDFMSRETTDTDTADQVIASFKVLAGDKNYITATELRRELPPDQAEYCIARMAPYQGPDAVTGALDYMSFSTALYGESDL; this is encoded by the exons ATGTTACTACTGGAAGTCATTTCAG GGGAGCGCCTACCCAAGCCAGAGCGAGGGAAAATGAGGGTGCACAAAATAAACAATGTCAACAAAGCCTTGGACTTTATCGCAAGTAAAGGAGTGAAGCTGGTCTCCATCGGAGCAGAAG AAATTGTTGATGGAAATGCAAAGATGACGTTGGGAATGATCTGGACAATTATCCTCCGATTTGCCATTCAGGACATCTCTGTAGAAG AGACCTCTGCGAAGGAAGGACTACTGCTGTGGTGTCAGCGGAAGACTGCCCCTTACAAGAATGTAAACGTACAGAACTTTCACATCAG CTGGAAGGATGGTCTGGCCTTCAATGCCTTGATCCACAGGCACCGGCCTGAACTCATAGACTATGACAAGCTGAGAAAG GATGATCCAGTCACTAACCTGAACAATGCCTTTGAGGTCGCTGAGAAGTACCTAGACATTCCCAAGATGTTGGATGCTGAAG ATATTGTGGGCACTCTCAGGCCTGATGAGAAAGCCATAATGACCTATGTTTCCTGCTTCTACCACGCTTTCTCTGGTGCTCAGAAG GCTGAGACAGCAGCTAACCGAATCTGTAAAGTACTGGCTGTGAATCAGGAAAACGAGCACCTGATGGAGGATTATGAGAAGCTCGCCAGCGAT CTCTTGGAGTGGATCCGTCGCACGATCCCCTGGCTGGAGGATCGTGTGCCTGAGAAGACCATGCAGGATATGCAACAGAAGCTGGAAGATTTTCGGGACTACCGCCGCGTCCACAAACCGCCCAAAGTGCAGGAGAAGTGCCAGCTGGAGATCAACTTCAACACCCTGCAGACCAAGCTGAGGCTCAGCAACCGCCCGGCTTTCATGCCGTCCGAGGGCAAGATGGTGTCG gacATTAATAACGGATGGCAGCACCTGGAGCAGTCAGAGAAAGGATACGAGGAGTGGCTCCTGAATGAGATCCGACGACTGGAGAGACTGGACCACCTGGCTGAGAAGTTCCGTCAGAAAGCATCCATCCATGAGGCCTGGACAGAGG GCAAAGAGGTAATGCTGAAACAGAAGGATTACGAGAGCGCCACCCTGTCTGACATCAAGGCCCTAATTCGAAAACACGAGGCCTTCGAGAGTGACCTGGCCGCCCACCAGGACCGTGTGGAGCAGATAGCTGCCATAGCACAGGAGCTGAA TGAGCTGGACTATTACGACTCCCCGAGTGTAAATGCACGGTGCCAGAAAATCTGTGACCAGTGGGATGTTCTGGGATCTCTGACACACAGCAGGAGGGAAGCGTTGGAG CAAACCGAAAAGCTGCTAGAGACCATAGACCAGCTGTACCTGGAATACGCCAAGAGGGGGGCACCATTCAATAACTGGATGGAAGGAGCACAGGAAGATTTGCAGGACATGTTTATCGTGCACACCATTGAGGAGATTGAG GGTTTGATTGCGGCCCATGAGCAGTTCAAGTCCACGCTTCCAGATGCTAACCGTGAGAGAGAAGCCATTCTGGCCATTCAGAACCAGGTCCAAAAGATTGCAGATTTCAACCACATCAAGCTATCTGGGGGCAACCCGTACAGTACTGTTACCCCACAGACCATCAACGCCAAGTGGGAGAAG GTTGAGCAGCTGGTGCCCAAGCGAGACAATGCATTGAAGGGAGAGCAGGACAAGCAGCAGTCGAATGAGCGTCTTCGTCTGCAGTTCGGCAACCAGGCTAATAAAGTGGGACCCTGGATACAAGGCAAGATGGAG GAGATTGGCAGGATCGCCATCGAGATGCACGGCACCCTGGAGGACCAGATGATTCACCTGAAGCAGTACGAGCAGAGCGTCATCAACTTCAAGCCAGACATTGACAAGCTggagcagcagcaccagcttatccaGGAAGCTCTGATCTTCGACAACAAGCACACCAACTACACCATGGAG CATATTCGTGTGGGCTGGGAGCAGCTCCTCACCACCGTGGCACGCACCATCAACGAGGTGGAAAACCAGATCTTGACACGGGATGCCAAAGGCATCAGCCAGGAGCAGATGCACGATTTCCGGGCCTCCTTCAACCACTTTGACAAG GATCACACAGGGGCTCTGGGACCTGAGGAGTTCAAAGCCTGTCTTATCAGTCTGGGATATGATGTGGAGAATGACAGACAG GGTGAGGTAGAGTTTAACCGCATCATGGGCATCGTTGACCCCAACAACTCGGGCATGGTCACTTTCCAAGCGTTCATCGACTTCATGTCCCGAGAGACCACAGATACAGACACTGCTGACCAAGTCATTGCCTCTTTCAAGGTCCTGGCCGGAGACAAA AATTACATCACTGCGACGGAGCTACGCCGGGAGCTTCCACCGGATCAGGCGGAGTATTGCATCGCTCGCATGGCTCCTTACCAGGGTCCAGATGCAGTGACAGGAGCGCTAGATTACATGTCCTTCTCTACTGCATTGTATGGCGAGAGCGACCTGTGA
- the ACTN4 gene encoding alpha-actinin-4 isoform X4 — protein MLLLEVISGERLPKPERGKMRVHKINNVNKALDFIASKGVKLVSIGAEEIVDGNAKMTLGMIWTIILRFAIQDISVEETSAKEGLLLWCQRKTAPYKNVNVQNFHISWKDGLAFNALIHRHRPELIDYDKLRKDDPVTNLNNAFEVAEKYLDIPKMLDAEDIVGTLRPDEKAIMTYVSCFYHAFSGAQKAETAANRICKVLAVNQENEHLMEDYEKLASDLLEWIRRTIPWLEDRVPEKTMQDMQQKLEDFRDYRRVHKPPKVQEKCQLEINFNTLQTKLRLSNRPAFMPSEGKMVSDINNGWQHLEQSEKGYEEWLLNEIRRLERLDHLAEKFRQKASIHEAWTEGKEVMLKQKDYESATLSDIKALIRKHEAFESDLAAHQDRVEQIAAIAQELNELDYYDSPSVNARCQKICDQWDVLGSLTHSRREALEQTEKLLETIDQLYLEYAKRGAPFNNWMEGAQEDLQDMFIVHTIEEIEGLIAAHEQFKSTLPDANREREAILAIQNQVQKIADFNHIKLSGGNPYSTVTPQTINAKWEKVEQLVPKRDNALKGEQDKQQSNERLRLQFGNQANKVGPWIQGKMEEIGRIAIEMHGTLEDQMIHLKQYEQSVINFKPDIDKLEQQHQLIQEALIFDNKHTNYTMEHIRVGWEQLLTTVARTINEVENQILTRDAKGISQEQMHDFRASFNHFDKDHTGALGPEEFKACLISLGYDVENDRQRRIGALDADDLRALFISTGYSLGEVEFNRIMGIVDPNNSGMVTFQAFIDFMSRETTDTDTADQVIASFKVLAGDKNYITATELRRELPPDQAEYCIARMAPYQGPDAVTGALDYMSFSTALYGESDL, from the exons ATGTTACTACTGGAAGTCATTTCAG GGGAGCGCCTACCCAAGCCAGAGCGAGGGAAAATGAGGGTGCACAAAATAAACAATGTCAACAAAGCCTTGGACTTTATCGCAAGTAAAGGAGTGAAGCTGGTCTCCATCGGAGCAGAAG AAATTGTTGATGGAAATGCAAAGATGACGTTGGGAATGATCTGGACAATTATCCTCCGATTTGCCATTCAGGACATCTCTGTAGAAG AGACCTCTGCGAAGGAAGGACTACTGCTGTGGTGTCAGCGGAAGACTGCCCCTTACAAGAATGTAAACGTACAGAACTTTCACATCAG CTGGAAGGATGGTCTGGCCTTCAATGCCTTGATCCACAGGCACCGGCCTGAACTCATAGACTATGACAAGCTGAGAAAG GATGATCCAGTCACTAACCTGAACAATGCCTTTGAGGTCGCTGAGAAGTACCTAGACATTCCCAAGATGTTGGATGCTGAAG ATATTGTGGGCACTCTCAGGCCTGATGAGAAAGCCATAATGACCTATGTTTCCTGCTTCTACCACGCTTTCTCTGGTGCTCAGAAG GCTGAGACAGCAGCTAACCGAATCTGTAAAGTACTGGCTGTGAATCAGGAAAACGAGCACCTGATGGAGGATTATGAGAAGCTCGCCAGCGAT CTCTTGGAGTGGATCCGTCGCACGATCCCCTGGCTGGAGGATCGTGTGCCTGAGAAGACCATGCAGGATATGCAACAGAAGCTGGAAGATTTTCGGGACTACCGCCGCGTCCACAAACCGCCCAAAGTGCAGGAGAAGTGCCAGCTGGAGATCAACTTCAACACCCTGCAGACCAAGCTGAGGCTCAGCAACCGCCCGGCTTTCATGCCGTCCGAGGGCAAGATGGTGTCG gacATTAATAACGGATGGCAGCACCTGGAGCAGTCAGAGAAAGGATACGAGGAGTGGCTCCTGAATGAGATCCGACGACTGGAGAGACTGGACCACCTGGCTGAGAAGTTCCGTCAGAAAGCATCCATCCATGAGGCCTGGACAGAGG GCAAAGAGGTAATGCTGAAACAGAAGGATTACGAGAGCGCCACCCTGTCTGACATCAAGGCCCTAATTCGAAAACACGAGGCCTTCGAGAGTGACCTGGCCGCCCACCAGGACCGTGTGGAGCAGATAGCTGCCATAGCACAGGAGCTGAA TGAGCTGGACTATTACGACTCCCCGAGTGTAAATGCACGGTGCCAGAAAATCTGTGACCAGTGGGATGTTCTGGGATCTCTGACACACAGCAGGAGGGAAGCGTTGGAG CAAACCGAAAAGCTGCTAGAGACCATAGACCAGCTGTACCTGGAATACGCCAAGAGGGGGGCACCATTCAATAACTGGATGGAAGGAGCACAGGAAGATTTGCAGGACATGTTTATCGTGCACACCATTGAGGAGATTGAG GGTTTGATTGCGGCCCATGAGCAGTTCAAGTCCACGCTTCCAGATGCTAACCGTGAGAGAGAAGCCATTCTGGCCATTCAGAACCAGGTCCAAAAGATTGCAGATTTCAACCACATCAAGCTATCTGGGGGCAACCCGTACAGTACTGTTACCCCACAGACCATCAACGCCAAGTGGGAGAAG GTTGAGCAGCTGGTGCCCAAGCGAGACAATGCATTGAAGGGAGAGCAGGACAAGCAGCAGTCGAATGAGCGTCTTCGTCTGCAGTTCGGCAACCAGGCTAATAAAGTGGGACCCTGGATACAAGGCAAGATGGAG GAGATTGGCAGGATCGCCATCGAGATGCACGGCACCCTGGAGGACCAGATGATTCACCTGAAGCAGTACGAGCAGAGCGTCATCAACTTCAAGCCAGACATTGACAAGCTggagcagcagcaccagcttatccaGGAAGCTCTGATCTTCGACAACAAGCACACCAACTACACCATGGAG CATATTCGTGTGGGCTGGGAGCAGCTCCTCACCACCGTGGCACGCACCATCAACGAGGTGGAAAACCAGATCTTGACACGGGATGCCAAAGGCATCAGCCAGGAGCAGATGCACGATTTCCGGGCCTCCTTCAACCACTTTGACAAG GATCACACAGGGGCTCTGGGACCTGAGGAGTTCAAAGCCTGTCTTATCAGTCTGGGATATGATGTGGAGAATGACAGACAG AGGAGAATCGGTGCTCTGGACGCAGATGATTTGCGAGCCCTCTTTATATCTACGGGATACAGCTTG GGTGAGGTAGAGTTTAACCGCATCATGGGCATCGTTGACCCCAACAACTCGGGCATGGTCACTTTCCAAGCGTTCATCGACTTCATGTCCCGAGAGACCACAGATACAGACACTGCTGACCAAGTCATTGCCTCTTTCAAGGTCCTGGCCGGAGACAAA AATTACATCACTGCGACGGAGCTACGCCGGGAGCTTCCACCGGATCAGGCGGAGTATTGCATCGCTCGCATGGCTCCTTACCAGGGTCCAGATGCAGTGACAGGAGCGCTAGATTACATGTCCTTCTCTACTGCATTGTATGGCGAGAGCGACCTGTGA
- the ACTN4 gene encoding alpha-actinin-4 isoform X1, with product MLLLEVISGERLPKPERGKMRVHKINNVNKALDFIASKGVKLVSIGAEEIVDGNAKMTLGMIWTIILRFAIQDISVEETSAKEGLLLWCQRKTAPYKNVNVQNFHISWKDGLAFNALIHRHRPELIDYDKLRKDDPVTNLNNAFEVAEKYLDIPKMLDAEDIVNTARPDEKAIMTYVSSFYHAFSGAQKAETAANRICKVLAVNQENEHLMEDYEKLASDLLEWIRRTIPWLEDRVPEKTMQDMQQKLEDFRDYRRVHKPPKVQEKCQLEINFNTLQTKLRLSNRPAFMPSEGKMVSDINNGWQHLEQSEKGYEEWLLNEIRRLERLDHLAEKFRQKASIHEAWTEGKEVMLKQKDYESATLSDIKALIRKHEAFESDLAAHQDRVEQIAAIAQELNELDYYDSPSVNARCQKICDQWDVLGSLTHSRREALEQTEKLLETIDQLYLEYAKRGAPFNNWMEGAQEDLQDMFIVHTIEEIEGLIAAHEQFKSTLPDANREREAILAIQNQVQKIADFNHIKLSGGNPYSTVTPQTINAKWEKVEQLVPKRDNALKGEQDKQQSNERLRLQFGNQANKVGPWIQGKMERFFCVKLCALSQSLSLHYQEIGRIAIEMHGTLEDQMIHLKQYEQSVINFKPDIDKLEQQHQLIQEALIFDNKHTNYTMEHIRVGWEQLLTTVARTINEVENQILTRDAKGISQEQMHDFRASFNHFDKDHTGALGPEEFKACLISLGYDVENDRQRRIGALDADDLRALFISTGYSLGEVEFNRIMGIVDPNNSGMVTFQAFIDFMSRETTDTDTADQVIASFKVLAGDKNYITATELRRELPPDQAEYCIARMAPYQGPDAVTGALDYMSFSTALYGESDL from the exons ATGTTACTACTGGAAGTCATTTCAG GGGAGCGCCTACCCAAGCCAGAGCGAGGGAAAATGAGGGTGCACAAAATAAACAATGTCAACAAAGCCTTGGACTTTATCGCAAGTAAAGGAGTGAAGCTGGTCTCCATCGGAGCAGAAG AAATTGTTGATGGAAATGCAAAGATGACGTTGGGAATGATCTGGACAATTATCCTCCGATTTGCCATTCAGGACATCTCTGTAGAAG AGACCTCTGCGAAGGAAGGACTACTGCTGTGGTGTCAGCGGAAGACTGCCCCTTACAAGAATGTAAACGTACAGAACTTTCACATCAG CTGGAAGGATGGTCTGGCCTTCAATGCCTTGATCCACAGGCACCGGCCTGAACTCATAGACTATGACAAGCTGAGAAAG GATGATCCAGTCACTAACCTGAACAATGCCTTTGAGGTCGCTGAGAAGTACCTAGACATTCCCAAGATGTTGGATGCTGAAG ACATTGTCAACACCGCCCGTCCTGATGAGAAGGCGATTATGACATATGTGTCCTCTTTCTACCACGCCTTCTCGGGAGCCCAGAAG GCTGAGACAGCAGCTAACCGAATCTGTAAAGTACTGGCTGTGAATCAGGAAAACGAGCACCTGATGGAGGATTATGAGAAGCTCGCCAGCGAT CTCTTGGAGTGGATCCGTCGCACGATCCCCTGGCTGGAGGATCGTGTGCCTGAGAAGACCATGCAGGATATGCAACAGAAGCTGGAAGATTTTCGGGACTACCGCCGCGTCCACAAACCGCCCAAAGTGCAGGAGAAGTGCCAGCTGGAGATCAACTTCAACACCCTGCAGACCAAGCTGAGGCTCAGCAACCGCCCGGCTTTCATGCCGTCCGAGGGCAAGATGGTGTCG gacATTAATAACGGATGGCAGCACCTGGAGCAGTCAGAGAAAGGATACGAGGAGTGGCTCCTGAATGAGATCCGACGACTGGAGAGACTGGACCACCTGGCTGAGAAGTTCCGTCAGAAAGCATCCATCCATGAGGCCTGGACAGAGG GCAAAGAGGTAATGCTGAAACAGAAGGATTACGAGAGCGCCACCCTGTCTGACATCAAGGCCCTAATTCGAAAACACGAGGCCTTCGAGAGTGACCTGGCCGCCCACCAGGACCGTGTGGAGCAGATAGCTGCCATAGCACAGGAGCTGAA TGAGCTGGACTATTACGACTCCCCGAGTGTAAATGCACGGTGCCAGAAAATCTGTGACCAGTGGGATGTTCTGGGATCTCTGACACACAGCAGGAGGGAAGCGTTGGAG CAAACCGAAAAGCTGCTAGAGACCATAGACCAGCTGTACCTGGAATACGCCAAGAGGGGGGCACCATTCAATAACTGGATGGAAGGAGCACAGGAAGATTTGCAGGACATGTTTATCGTGCACACCATTGAGGAGATTGAG GGTTTGATTGCGGCCCATGAGCAGTTCAAGTCCACGCTTCCAGATGCTAACCGTGAGAGAGAAGCCATTCTGGCCATTCAGAACCAGGTCCAAAAGATTGCAGATTTCAACCACATCAAGCTATCTGGGGGCAACCCGTACAGTACTGTTACCCCACAGACCATCAACGCCAAGTGGGAGAAG GTTGAGCAGCTGGTGCCCAAGCGAGACAATGCATTGAAGGGAGAGCAGGACAAGCAGCAGTCGAATGAGCGTCTTCGTCTGCAGTTCGGCAACCAGGCTAATAAAGTGGGACCCTGGATACAAGGCAAGATGGAG AGGTTCTTCTGTGTAAAGCTGTGTGCCCTGTCTCAGAGCCTCTCCCTCCATTATCAGGAGATTGGCAGGATCGCCATCGAGATGCACGGCACCCTGGAGGACCAGATGATTCACCTGAAGCAGTACGAGCAGAGCGTCATCAACTTCAAGCCAGACATTGACAAGCTggagcagcagcaccagcttatccaGGAAGCTCTGATCTTCGACAACAAGCACACCAACTACACCATGGAG CATATTCGTGTGGGCTGGGAGCAGCTCCTCACCACCGTGGCACGCACCATCAACGAGGTGGAAAACCAGATCTTGACACGGGATGCCAAAGGCATCAGCCAGGAGCAGATGCACGATTTCCGGGCCTCCTTCAACCACTTTGACAAG GATCACACAGGGGCTCTGGGACCTGAGGAGTTCAAAGCCTGTCTTATCAGTCTGGGATATGATGTGGAGAATGACAGACAG AGGAGAATCGGTGCTCTGGACGCAGATGATTTGCGAGCCCTCTTTATATCTACGGGATACAGCTTG GGTGAGGTAGAGTTTAACCGCATCATGGGCATCGTTGACCCCAACAACTCGGGCATGGTCACTTTCCAAGCGTTCATCGACTTCATGTCCCGAGAGACCACAGATACAGACACTGCTGACCAAGTCATTGCCTCTTTCAAGGTCCTGGCCGGAGACAAA AATTACATCACTGCGACGGAGCTACGCCGGGAGCTTCCACCGGATCAGGCGGAGTATTGCATCGCTCGCATGGCTCCTTACCAGGGTCCAGATGCAGTGACAGGAGCGCTAGATTACATGTCCTTCTCTACTGCATTGTATGGCGAGAGCGACCTGTGA